The DNA region GCTGCTCGTGCCGCTGGCGGTCTGGCTGCTCTCGGCGGCGGCGCGGCGGCGTCAGGGCCGGGCCCAGGCCTACGCCGACCCGCACCTGCTGGGCACGGTGCTGCGGGGGGGCAACCGGCGCCGATCCCTGATCCCGCTGGGGCTGCAACTCGGGGCGCTCACCCTGCTGCTCTTCGGGGCCGCGCAGCCCGTCGCCAAGCCCACCCTGCCGGTGAATAAGGCGTCGGTGATGATCGCGCTCGACGCCTCGCGCTCGATGCTCGCCGATGACGTGCAGCCCTCGCGGCTGGAGGCGGGCCGAACGCTCGCGCGGCAGTTTCTCGAACTCGCCCCCGCCTCCACCCAGATCGGCCTGATGACCTTCTCCGACAACGCCTCGGTCCTCGTGCCGCCCACCACCGACCGCCAGGAGGTGCTGGGCGCCCTGGACCGGGTCAAGCCCGCCCAGGCGACCTCCTTCGCGGGGGCTCTGGTGAGTGGCGTGCGTGCTCTACCCGGACGTGAGAAGGCGGTCCCCCCACGCGAGCTGCTGGAGGTGCCGGGCCAGGCCCAGGCCAACCCGAACGCGGCGCCGACCCCGATTGACCCCCAGACGCTGCCCCCCGGGGCGATCCTGCTCCTCTCGGACGGCATCTCGAACCGGGGGGCCAGTCCCCTC from Deinococcus aetherius includes:
- a CDS encoding VWA domain-containing protein, translating into MTFGFPALLWLLLLVPLAVWLLSAAARRRQGRAQAYADPHLLGTVLRGGNRRRSLIPLGLQLGALTLLLFGAAQPVAKPTLPVNKASVMIALDASRSMLADDVQPSRLEAGRTLARQFLELAPASTQIGLMTFSDNASVLVPPTTDRQEVLGALDRVKPAQATSFAGALVSGVRALPGREKAVPPRELLEVPGQAQANPNAAPTPIDPQTLPPGAILLLSDGISNRGASPLVAARFASDHRVKLYAVALGTEGGAVSRVEGQLVFVPFDTKELSRLTQLTGGQFLYPADPERLRGLFRDLGSAIRWEPSELGLGGPLAGLAALLLVVGGGLALAWQRRVP